ATCAAACTTCCCAAGCTTACAACCCGGGAGGAGAGGAAGGAGAATCTTTATAATATCCCAAACATTGATGCCCCTAGTCACAAGTTTAAAAAATTAAGTGAGCTTGAACAAGAAGAAAGAAAGGTAGTCTTTGGCAAATAAAAATGAAGGTGCTCAAGTGAAAAAAATATTTCTAAAAGTACTAGGTATAATATTTGTTTTTATTCCGGCAATATCTAGTGGATATGATGAAAAGATAGTCCACCCTGCGATTAATGAATTCGCTTCACGCCAATCAATTTTAGATACACAAAATTTGCTAACAGATTTTGGATTTGACCAGGGATTATTAACAGAACTAATGTCAGGAACTGAAAATAAAACAATACTAAAATGGATCAGTCAAGGCGGCACGGATGAGGACAAACCTAAAATTTCCTTGAGGTTTGCCAATCATTTTCATGATCCTTTAAAGGAGTGGGATGCCGCAGGTTTGCATATGGGTTATCCCTTTTGGTTTGACTCATCGATTTTCTGGGCGCAAATACCGACTACGGCTGAGGAGGAATATGAATAGGAAAGGAGAAAGGGGTCCGAAAGGGGTCAGGGGTCCGAAAGGGGTCGCGAAAGGGGTCGGGGTCCGAAAGGGGTCAAGTCTGCTGTTGGCTTTTGGGTTAGTTTGTGGTAAATATCAAACATGTCAAGACCATTACGCATAGAATATCCCGGAGCCTGGTATCATGTCATGAACCGCGGCAGGAGAAGGGAGAATATCTTCTTGTCTCAGAAGGATTATGAAACCTTTCTCAAGGTTCTCTATGAGACATCTGATGGATGGAATCTTAATGTATCTGCATATTGTCTGATGGCAAATCATTACCATTTGCTGGTCCAAACTCCCGACGGTAACATATCGCGATGTATGCGGCATATAAACGGTGTCTATACCCAGCGCTTTAACCGCAACCACAAGAAAGACGGACAACTGTTTCGCGGCAGATACAAAGCGGTACTTGTCGAAGAGGACAGCCATCTTCTCGAAGTATTGCGCTATATCCACAGAAATCCGTTACGAGCAGGAATTGTTTCGAAATTAAATGATTTTGTATGGAGCAGTCACCATGGATATGTTTCCAAGAAAAAACAATGGGGCTGGTTGCATAAGGATTTTCTGTTGTCAATGCTATCCGATAAGAAGAGCAGTCGCATGCCAGCCTATATAGATTTTGTTGCACAAAGTGAAACCGAGGAGATCGGGCGGTTTTACTCATTGAAGAACCTTGCATCGGTCTTGGGCAGTGCTCCATTCAAAGATTGGTTAAAAGATAAATTTGACCATTTGCGATTTCATACGGAGATCCCTGAGTCTCGAAAATTTGCCCCTTCACCAGAAAGAATTATTGGTATTGTCTGTGAACATTTTAAGGTAAAGAAAGAGCAGATTGCAGTGTCTAAAAGGGGTACCGAGAATTTTCCGCGAGATGTCGCGATTTATCTTGTCCGCCGTCATAGCAGAGTTACACTTGCAGCTGTTGGTAAACATTTTCAAATAAGCAATTACAGTACAGTAAGCAGTGCTGTCGAGCGGATAAAAGCACGGAAAGAGATAGACCGAGCTTTGCAAAAACATCTGGAAAAAATAGAGATAATACTGACTAAAAGCCAACAGCAGACTTGACCCCTTTGCCTTTGTTTGTGTTCCTGACTAAAAGCCAACAGCAGACTTGACCCCTTTGTTGTTGTTAAAGCCAACAGCAGACTTGACCCCTTTGTTGACCCCTTTGTCTTTCTTTGTCTTTTTTCAAAAACAGGAGAAAAGAATTCAGTTCCCTCAAGCTGGAGAGAAAAATTCAACCTGTCCCCTTTTTGCCGTCCTCTATTGGCCTTATTTCTCCTTTTGTTCCGTTGTTTTCATTTTTTTGTGTTCATCTGACAGTTTTTCTGCATAAAAAAGAAAATACAGTTTGTTTTATGATTGCTACTTTTTTATAGGGGGGAAAGCCATGAAAGCAAAATTGGTCGGCAAATCTTTTGTTTACAGTTCGCTCAGTTTCTTTGCTCTTGCGATCTTTCTATTCATTGTGAGCTGTCAGAGTTCCGATGACCCGCCAACCCAAACCAGTCAGACATCCGATGGCTCCGAAATCAGTGTGCCGCTCAGCGCACATATTGATAATGTCCAGATCACAGCCGGGCAGCAGACAGATATTAGTTTCCTGTATACCTTACCTGCCGGGGCAAAAAATTATGATACGATCACCGTCAACCTTCAGGATACTATTAATGCGGGGAATGTAGTAACTGCCGGATTAAGCAATCCCTTGTTGAAGAAAATCCTGGCCTTGCTGACACCTTCGGCAAATGCGTCTTCCATGGCTTACCTTACAGCTCGCATCGGCTCATCAAGTGATCTTGCTATTGTTTGTAATGATGGTGCAGCATACGGACCATTCGTAATTTCCGTTGACGATTCCAATGATCCTGTCTCGGTTGAACCGGCAACTGTCACCGCCAATCCGTCAACCGTGCAGCTTATTAATGCCGGCGCCTTTACCATATGCCTTCAGATTACCTCGCCGGTGAGCGGAAGCCTTAGTGCAAGCGATTTAAAAGTTAACCGAGAGGGTTGCACCCAGGAGCCTGCAGATTTTAACGGGACATGGTCAGGCACCTATACCTGTACAAACACCGGCTGCCCTGATGACATAGATGTACCAATCACCCTTACGGTCAATCAAACAGGATCCAGTGCCAACTATACGGCTGAGATTGGAGCTTCTTATTCCGGAACGGTTTGCGGCAACACCTTTAAATTTGACGGTGGGTTGGATGGTTATTTTACAGAAAGCGGCACTCTTGTGCTCAACAGTGATGGTACTGCAACTAAACATGCAACGTGGAGCGATGTCAGCCAAATCTGCAGTGGGACCTGTGTGGATCAACTGTCACGGTAAAGACAATTATTCTGCCGGTAAGGATTATAATCCAATTTACTCAAGCACCTGATTGATCGTATCTTGGTCAAGCGGAGTACTTTTTTTGCTCTCTCTATAACCGCGACACATTCTGGTTCGTTACCATATTTGTTGATTTATGTTATTGAATTGTTAATGTATTTGTTAATTTGTTACGAAATGTATGGGTGCTTAGAGCAAAAAGAGTGTTCTTTGTGAAATGATACAAATTAATCAATACCTTGAAATACCGGAGCGGGAGGTGTCCTTTACCTTTACCCGGAGCAGTAAGCCTGGTGGCCAGAACGTTAATAAGGTGAATACCAGGGTTACGTTGTTATTTGATGTCAAGGCATCTCCCAGTCTTTCTGACGAGCAAAAAAACAGAATTTTGCATCGTCTTGAAACCCGCATCAACAAACTGGGGATACTGCGGGTTATCTCATTTCGCTACCGCACCCAGGGGTTGAACCGGGCTGCGACAATTGAAAGATTTGTCGAGTTGCTGGTCTGGGCCCTTGCCAGGGAAAAACCAAGGAAAAAGACCAGGGTCTCAAAGGCATCAAAACGAAAACGCCTGGACGATAAAAAACATAAAAGCCGAGTGAAACAAACACGGGCAGGTAAGAAAAACTGGTCTGAATGAGATTGATTGTACCCAAGTTTGCCTTCCTGCAGAAATCCATGCAGACAGTTTCAATGACAGTGCTGCCGGTAGTGGGATTTTTTTGTTTTAAGAATATTTATCAGTTGCGAACCATAACCAGCTATTGATACAGTGGCTGCATCCGATATGACTCAGGCCGGAGTGATTTCCTTATTAATTGATAA
The nucleotide sequence above comes from Pseudomonadota bacterium. Encoded proteins:
- a CDS encoding transposase gives rise to the protein MSRPLRIEYPGAWYHVMNRGRRRENIFLSQKDYETFLKVLYETSDGWNLNVSAYCLMANHYHLLVQTPDGNISRCMRHINGVYTQRFNRNHKKDGQLFRGRYKAVLVEEDSHLLEVLRYIHRNPLRAGIVSKLNDFVWSSHHGYVSKKKQWGWLHKDFLLSMLSDKKSSRMPAYIDFVAQSETEEIGRFYSLKNLASVLGSAPFKDWLKDKFDHLRFHTEIPESRKFAPSPERIIGIVCEHFKVKKEQIAVSKRGTENFPRDVAIYLVRRHSRVTLAAVGKHFQISNYSTVSSAVERIKARKEIDRALQKHLEKIEIILTKSQQQT
- the arfB gene encoding aminoacyl-tRNA hydrolase; translated protein: MIQINQYLEIPEREVSFTFTRSSKPGGQNVNKVNTRVTLLFDVKASPSLSDEQKNRILHRLETRINKLGILRVISFRYRTQGLNRAATIERFVELLVWALAREKPRKKTRVSKASKRKRLDDKKHKSRVKQTRAGKKNWSE